One part of the Solea solea chromosome 1, fSolSol10.1, whole genome shotgun sequence genome encodes these proteins:
- the LOC131460446 gene encoding E3 ubiquitin-protein ligase MARCHF6-like isoform X1 yields the protein MDNADEADICRVCRSEGTQDKPLYHPCVCTGSIKFIHQECLLQWLKHSRKEYCELCKHRFAFTPIYSPDMPSRLPVQDIFSGLVTSIGTAIRYWFHYTLVAFAWMGVVPLTACRIYKCLFTGSVSSLLTLPLDMLSTQNLLADCLQGCFVVICTLCAFISLVWLREQIVHGGAPQWLEQNQPPLVPNQPNGPAPANEAAGGNAAANAQAEGNDAAAQHPADPAVDGLVPAHEDGNQGDEAELDDDEDDDREEDEEEEDEEGREEDAADANNGQEDLNWNALEWDRAAEELTWERMLGLDGSLVFLEHVFWVVSLNTLFILVFAFCPYHIGHFSVVGLGFEDYIKASHFDGLVTTILGYILLAGALMVCHLMASLVKFQRSKRLLGVCYIVVKVSLLVVMEIGLFPLICGWWLDICSLEMFDATLKDREQSFDSAPGTTMFLHWLVGMVYVFYFASFILLLREVLRPGVLWFLRNLNDPDFNPVQEMIHLPIYRHLRRFILSVVVFGSIVLLMLWLPIRIIKLLLPIFLPYNVMLYSDAPVSELSLELLLLQVVLPALLEQGHTRQWLKRLVHAWTFTAGYMLDLHSYLLGEHGDDDDNLMNNNPPARHNNNNRFPGLGEGLHAAHQAILQQGGPVGFQPYHRPIHFPLKIVLLVVFMCVTLLLASLLCLTLPVCVGRWLMSFWMGSAMVHELYTAASGLYVCWLFIRAATVILSWMPQGPNVIMLKVQEWTLMILKTLVVAVLLAGVVPLLLGLLFELVIVAPLRVPLEQTPLFYPWQDWALGVLHAKIIAAITLMGPQWWLKTVIEQVYANGIRNIDLYFILRRLAAPVICVLLLSLCVPYTISKGITPLLGVQPEMQTLVERRIYPFLLMVVTLLAILSFQIRQFKRLYEHIKNDKYLVGQRLVNYERKTGRSSTTSSFSSSS from the exons ATGGACAACGCCGATGAAG CAGACATCTGCCGGGTCTGTCGATCAGAGGGCACGCAGGACAAACCACTGTACCACCCGTGTGTCTGCACTGGCAGCATCAAGTTCATCCATCAGGAATG CCTACTGCAGTGGctgaaacacagcaggaaaGAATACTGTGAATTATGCAAACACAGGTTTGCATTTACCCCAA TCTACTCTCCAGACATGCCGTCTCGCTTGCCTGTCCAAGATATCTTTTCAGGGCTGGTCACCAGTATCGGCACAGCCATCAGATACTGGTTCCACTACACACTGGTGGCCTTTGCCTGGATGGGCGTGGTGCCTCTCACAGCAT GTCGCATCTACAAGTGTTTATTTACTGGCTCTGTGAGCTCACTCCTTACCCTCCCGTTAGATATGCTTTCAAC ACAAAACCTGCTCGCTGACTGTCTCCAGGGTTGTTTTGTGGTCATCTGCACGCTGTGCGCCTTCATCAGCCTGGTGTGGCTCAGAGAGCAGATTGTACATGGTGGCGCCCCTCAGTGGTTGGAGCAGAATCAACCTCCTTTGGTTCCCAACCAGCCGAATGGCCCCGCACCAGCAAATGAG GCAGCAGGTGGTAACGCCGCAGCCAACGCCCAGGCCGAGGGAAACGACGCTGCGGCCCAGCATCCCGCAGATCCAGCTGTAGACGGCCTGGTTCCTGCACACGAAGACGGCAACCAGGGAGACGAGGCCGAGCTGGATGACGACGAAGATGACGACAGggaggaagacgaagaggaggaggacgaggaaggCAGGGAGGAGGACGCCGCTGATGCAAATAATGGACAGG AAGATTTGAACTGGAACGCTCTGGAGTGGGACCGCGCAGCAGAGGAGCTGACCTGGGAAAGG ATGCTGGGGCTGGATGGCTCCCTCGTGTTCCTG GAGCACGTCTTCTGGGTGGTGTCTCTTAACACACTCTTCATCCTGGTCTTTG CCTTTTGTCCATATCACATCGGTCATTTCTCCGTGGTTGGCCTGGGCTTTGAGGACTAC ATCAAAGCGTCTCACTTCGATGGCCTCGTCACCACCATACTGGGATACATCCTCCTGGCTGGAGCTCTCATGGTCTGCCAT TTAATGGCTTCATTAGTAAAGTTTCAGCGGTCCAAACGACTCCTGGGTGTCTGCTACATTGTTGTCAAG GTGTCCCTGCTGGTTGTCATGGAGATAGGCTTGTTCCCACTGATTTGTGGTTGGTGGCTCGACATTTGCTCACTG GAAATGTTTGATGCCACGTTGAAAGACAGGGAGCAGAGTTTCGACTCCGCTCCTGGTACAACCATGTTCCTCCACTGGCTGGTCGGCATGGTCTACGTCTTCTACTTTGCCTCTTTCATCCTCCTGCTCAGAGAG gtgCTCCGGCCCGGTGTGCTGTGGTTCCTGAGGAACCTGAACGACCCAGACTTCAACCCAGTGCAAGAGATGATCCACCTGCCCATCTACAGACATCTCCGCAGGTTTATTCTCTCTGTG gtggtGTTTGGTTCTATAGTTTTGCTGATGCTTTGGCTTCCCATCAGAATCATTAAACTTCTCCTCCCGATCTTCCTTCCCTACAACGTCATGCTCTACAG TGACGCCCCGGTCAGCGAGCTGtcgctggagctgctgctgcttcaggtcGTTCTGCCGGCGCTTTTGGAGCAGGGTCACACTCGCCAGTGGCTCAAACGGCTCGTCCACGCCTGGACGTTCACAGCCGGATACATGCT TGACCTTCACTCATACTTGCTCGGAGAACAcggcgacgacgacgacaacctGATGAACAACAATCCGCCCGCTcgccataacaacaacaaccggTTCCCCGGCTTAGGGGAGGGGCTTCACGCGGCCCATCAGGCTATTCTGCAGCAGGGCGGTCCTGTGGGTTTCCAGCCATACCACCGACCTATCCACTTTCCTCTCAAG atcGTCCTGCTGGTTGTGTTCATGTGCGTGACGCTGTTACTGGCTAGTCTGCTTTGCCTTACGCTACCAG tgTGTGTGGGTCGCTGGCTGATGTCTTTCTGGATGGGCAGTGCTATGGTTCATGAGCTGTACACAGCAGCCAGCGGTCTGTACGTCTGCTGGCTGTTCATACGAGCCGCCACAGTGATACTGTCCTGGATGCCACAAGGGCCGAATGTCATCATGCTCAAAGTCCAGGAGTGGACACTCATG ATTCTAAAGACGCTTGTGGTGGCTGTGCTGTTAGCTGGAGTGGTTCCTCTGCTTTTGGGTCTGCTGTTTGAGTTGGTCATTGTGGCTCCTCTCAGAGTCCCACTGGAGCAGACACCTCTCTTCTATCCCTGGCAG GACTGGGCGCTCGGCGTGCTCCACGCAAAAATCATAGCTGCCATTACACTGATGGGCCCACAGTGGTGGCTCAAGACTGTCATTGAACAG GTTTATGCTAATGGAATCCGAAACATTGACCTTTACTTCATCCTGAGAAGGCTGGCTGCTCCGGTTAtctgtgttctgctgctgtctctctgtgtgcccTACACCATCTCTAAAGGCATCACACCACTGCTGG GCGTGCAGCCAGAGATGCAGACactggtggagaggaggatcTATCCGTTCCTGCTGATGGTCGTCACACTGTTGGCCATTCTCTCCTTTCAGATACGACAGTTCAAACGCTTATATGAACACATCAAAAACGACAA ATACTTAGTTGGACAGAGACTTGTGAATTATGAACGAAAGACGGGCAGGAGCTCGACGACGTCTTCCTTCAGCTCCTCCTCGTAA
- the LOC131460446 gene encoding E3 ubiquitin-protein ligase MARCHF6-like isoform X2 codes for MDNADEDICRVCRSEGTQDKPLYHPCVCTGSIKFIHQECLLQWLKHSRKEYCELCKHRFAFTPIYSPDMPSRLPVQDIFSGLVTSIGTAIRYWFHYTLVAFAWMGVVPLTACRIYKCLFTGSVSSLLTLPLDMLSTQNLLADCLQGCFVVICTLCAFISLVWLREQIVHGGAPQWLEQNQPPLVPNQPNGPAPANEAAGGNAAANAQAEGNDAAAQHPADPAVDGLVPAHEDGNQGDEAELDDDEDDDREEDEEEEDEEGREEDAADANNGQEDLNWNALEWDRAAEELTWERMLGLDGSLVFLEHVFWVVSLNTLFILVFAFCPYHIGHFSVVGLGFEDYIKASHFDGLVTTILGYILLAGALMVCHLMASLVKFQRSKRLLGVCYIVVKVSLLVVMEIGLFPLICGWWLDICSLEMFDATLKDREQSFDSAPGTTMFLHWLVGMVYVFYFASFILLLREVLRPGVLWFLRNLNDPDFNPVQEMIHLPIYRHLRRFILSVVVFGSIVLLMLWLPIRIIKLLLPIFLPYNVMLYSDAPVSELSLELLLLQVVLPALLEQGHTRQWLKRLVHAWTFTAGYMLDLHSYLLGEHGDDDDNLMNNNPPARHNNNNRFPGLGEGLHAAHQAILQQGGPVGFQPYHRPIHFPLKIVLLVVFMCVTLLLASLLCLTLPVCVGRWLMSFWMGSAMVHELYTAASGLYVCWLFIRAATVILSWMPQGPNVIMLKVQEWTLMILKTLVVAVLLAGVVPLLLGLLFELVIVAPLRVPLEQTPLFYPWQDWALGVLHAKIIAAITLMGPQWWLKTVIEQVYANGIRNIDLYFILRRLAAPVICVLLLSLCVPYTISKGITPLLGVQPEMQTLVERRIYPFLLMVVTLLAILSFQIRQFKRLYEHIKNDKYLVGQRLVNYERKTGRSSTTSSFSSSS; via the exons ATGGACAACGCCGATGAAG ACATCTGCCGGGTCTGTCGATCAGAGGGCACGCAGGACAAACCACTGTACCACCCGTGTGTCTGCACTGGCAGCATCAAGTTCATCCATCAGGAATG CCTACTGCAGTGGctgaaacacagcaggaaaGAATACTGTGAATTATGCAAACACAGGTTTGCATTTACCCCAA TCTACTCTCCAGACATGCCGTCTCGCTTGCCTGTCCAAGATATCTTTTCAGGGCTGGTCACCAGTATCGGCACAGCCATCAGATACTGGTTCCACTACACACTGGTGGCCTTTGCCTGGATGGGCGTGGTGCCTCTCACAGCAT GTCGCATCTACAAGTGTTTATTTACTGGCTCTGTGAGCTCACTCCTTACCCTCCCGTTAGATATGCTTTCAAC ACAAAACCTGCTCGCTGACTGTCTCCAGGGTTGTTTTGTGGTCATCTGCACGCTGTGCGCCTTCATCAGCCTGGTGTGGCTCAGAGAGCAGATTGTACATGGTGGCGCCCCTCAGTGGTTGGAGCAGAATCAACCTCCTTTGGTTCCCAACCAGCCGAATGGCCCCGCACCAGCAAATGAG GCAGCAGGTGGTAACGCCGCAGCCAACGCCCAGGCCGAGGGAAACGACGCTGCGGCCCAGCATCCCGCAGATCCAGCTGTAGACGGCCTGGTTCCTGCACACGAAGACGGCAACCAGGGAGACGAGGCCGAGCTGGATGACGACGAAGATGACGACAGggaggaagacgaagaggaggaggacgaggaaggCAGGGAGGAGGACGCCGCTGATGCAAATAATGGACAGG AAGATTTGAACTGGAACGCTCTGGAGTGGGACCGCGCAGCAGAGGAGCTGACCTGGGAAAGG ATGCTGGGGCTGGATGGCTCCCTCGTGTTCCTG GAGCACGTCTTCTGGGTGGTGTCTCTTAACACACTCTTCATCCTGGTCTTTG CCTTTTGTCCATATCACATCGGTCATTTCTCCGTGGTTGGCCTGGGCTTTGAGGACTAC ATCAAAGCGTCTCACTTCGATGGCCTCGTCACCACCATACTGGGATACATCCTCCTGGCTGGAGCTCTCATGGTCTGCCAT TTAATGGCTTCATTAGTAAAGTTTCAGCGGTCCAAACGACTCCTGGGTGTCTGCTACATTGTTGTCAAG GTGTCCCTGCTGGTTGTCATGGAGATAGGCTTGTTCCCACTGATTTGTGGTTGGTGGCTCGACATTTGCTCACTG GAAATGTTTGATGCCACGTTGAAAGACAGGGAGCAGAGTTTCGACTCCGCTCCTGGTACAACCATGTTCCTCCACTGGCTGGTCGGCATGGTCTACGTCTTCTACTTTGCCTCTTTCATCCTCCTGCTCAGAGAG gtgCTCCGGCCCGGTGTGCTGTGGTTCCTGAGGAACCTGAACGACCCAGACTTCAACCCAGTGCAAGAGATGATCCACCTGCCCATCTACAGACATCTCCGCAGGTTTATTCTCTCTGTG gtggtGTTTGGTTCTATAGTTTTGCTGATGCTTTGGCTTCCCATCAGAATCATTAAACTTCTCCTCCCGATCTTCCTTCCCTACAACGTCATGCTCTACAG TGACGCCCCGGTCAGCGAGCTGtcgctggagctgctgctgcttcaggtcGTTCTGCCGGCGCTTTTGGAGCAGGGTCACACTCGCCAGTGGCTCAAACGGCTCGTCCACGCCTGGACGTTCACAGCCGGATACATGCT TGACCTTCACTCATACTTGCTCGGAGAACAcggcgacgacgacgacaacctGATGAACAACAATCCGCCCGCTcgccataacaacaacaaccggTTCCCCGGCTTAGGGGAGGGGCTTCACGCGGCCCATCAGGCTATTCTGCAGCAGGGCGGTCCTGTGGGTTTCCAGCCATACCACCGACCTATCCACTTTCCTCTCAAG atcGTCCTGCTGGTTGTGTTCATGTGCGTGACGCTGTTACTGGCTAGTCTGCTTTGCCTTACGCTACCAG tgTGTGTGGGTCGCTGGCTGATGTCTTTCTGGATGGGCAGTGCTATGGTTCATGAGCTGTACACAGCAGCCAGCGGTCTGTACGTCTGCTGGCTGTTCATACGAGCCGCCACAGTGATACTGTCCTGGATGCCACAAGGGCCGAATGTCATCATGCTCAAAGTCCAGGAGTGGACACTCATG ATTCTAAAGACGCTTGTGGTGGCTGTGCTGTTAGCTGGAGTGGTTCCTCTGCTTTTGGGTCTGCTGTTTGAGTTGGTCATTGTGGCTCCTCTCAGAGTCCCACTGGAGCAGACACCTCTCTTCTATCCCTGGCAG GACTGGGCGCTCGGCGTGCTCCACGCAAAAATCATAGCTGCCATTACACTGATGGGCCCACAGTGGTGGCTCAAGACTGTCATTGAACAG GTTTATGCTAATGGAATCCGAAACATTGACCTTTACTTCATCCTGAGAAGGCTGGCTGCTCCGGTTAtctgtgttctgctgctgtctctctgtgtgcccTACACCATCTCTAAAGGCATCACACCACTGCTGG GCGTGCAGCCAGAGATGCAGACactggtggagaggaggatcTATCCGTTCCTGCTGATGGTCGTCACACTGTTGGCCATTCTCTCCTTTCAGATACGACAGTTCAAACGCTTATATGAACACATCAAAAACGACAA ATACTTAGTTGGACAGAGACTTGTGAATTATGAACGAAAGACGGGCAGGAGCTCGACGACGTCTTCCTTCAGCTCCTCCTCGTAA
- the atpsckmt gene encoding ATP synthase subunit C lysine N-methyltransferase, which yields MSQQELFGNSAAEPRGDSAAAAGSKSKSRLGLIVTGVLGGSLVALYAVATPFVVPALRKICLPFVPATTAQVENVLTVLRARTGSLVDIGSGDGRIVIAAAKRGFQASGFELNPWLVWFSRYKAWREGVHCSTTFHISDLWKVSFAQFSNVVIFGVPQMMEQLELKLMRELPCSSKVVACRFPFPTWVPERIVGEGIDTVWVYDAKTFKSQQQQQETTRKMMPEQEDT from the exons atgtcaCAGCAGGAGCTTTTTGGCAACTCCGCCGCAGAACCTCGCGGTGACAGCGCTGCTGCCGCCGGGAGCAAGAGCAAAAGCCGCCTGGGTCTCATCGTCACCGGGGTGTTGGGAGGCTCGCTGGTCGCCCTGTACGCCGTTGCTACACCGTTTGTTGTCCCCGCACTGAGAAAAATCTGCCTCCCGTTCGTTCCGGCGACCACCGCTCAGGTGGAGAACGTGCTAACGGTGCTGAGAGCCAGAACAGGTTCTCTGGTGGACATCGGCAGTGGAGACGGGAGGATA GTGATAGCAGCAGCCAAACGTGGCTTTCAGGCCTCAGGCTTTGAACTCAATCCCTGGCTTGTGTGGTTTTCTCGCTACAAGGCATGGAGAGAGGGAGTTCACTGCTCCACCACCTTCCACATCTCAGACTTGTGGAAG GTCAGTTTTGCTCAGTTCTCCAATGTGGTCATTTTTGGAGTTCCTCAAATG ATGGAGCAGCTGGAGCTGAAGCTAATGAGGGAGTTGCCGTGTTCATCCAAGGTGGTGGCCTGTCGCTTCCCTTTCCCCACCTGGGTCCCTGAACGCATCGTTGGCGAGGGCATAGACACTGTGTGGGTGTACGACGCCaagacatttaaatcacagcagcagcagcaagagacaACAAGAAAGATGATGCCAGAACAAGAGGACACATGA